In Chlamydia serpentis, the following are encoded in one genomic region:
- a CDS encoding 50S ribosomal protein L23, whose protein sequence is MKDPYDVIKRHYVTEKAKMLEHLSAGDGKGKKKGAFSKDPKFVFIVAYDATKPSIAQALEAIYADKKAKVKSVNTINVKPQPARMFRGRRKGKTSGFKKAIVTFYQGRSVG, encoded by the coding sequence ATGAAAGATCCTTATGATGTAATCAAGCGTCACTACGTAACAGAAAAAGCTAAAATGTTAGAACATTTAAGCGCTGGAGATGGGAAGGGCAAGAAAAAAGGGGCTTTTTCTAAGGACCCTAAATTTGTGTTTATAGTTGCTTATGATGCAACAAAGCCATCGATTGCCCAAGCTTTAGAGGCAATTTATGCTGATAAAAAGGCAAAAGTAAAAAGTGTGAACACTATAAATGTGAAGCCTCAGCCTGCTCGTATGTTTCGAGGGCGTCGCAAAGGAAAGACCTCAGGATTTAAGAAAGCTATTGTAACTTTCTATCAAGGGCGCTCTGTTGGATAA
- the rplD gene encoding 50S ribosomal protein L4 gives MVLLSKFDFSGNKIGEIEITDALFADEGDSLQLIKDYIVAIRANKRQWSACTRNRSEVSHSTKKPFKQKGTGNARQGSLASPQFRGGGIVFGPKPKFNQHVRINRKERKAALRLLLAQKIQTNRLTVVDDSVFIAALAAPKTQSALKFLKDCNVDCRSILFVDHLDHVEKNENLRLSLRNLTAVRGFVYGININGYDLASAHNIVVSTKALEQLVERLVSETKD, from the coding sequence ATGGTTTTATTATCAAAATTTGATTTTTCAGGAAATAAAATAGGCGAAATTGAAATAACAGACGCTTTGTTTGCGGATGAAGGCGATAGCCTTCAGTTAATAAAAGATTATATTGTTGCTATTCGCGCGAATAAAAGACAGTGGTCTGCGTGCACCAGAAATCGTTCTGAAGTGAGTCATTCTACCAAAAAGCCTTTCAAACAAAAAGGAACGGGAAATGCTCGTCAAGGATCTTTGGCCTCTCCTCAGTTTCGTGGAGGTGGAATAGTTTTTGGGCCCAAGCCTAAATTTAATCAACATGTGCGGATAAATCGCAAAGAAAGAAAAGCAGCGCTTAGGCTTTTATTGGCTCAAAAAATTCAAACAAACAGACTGACTGTTGTTGATGATTCAGTATTTATAGCTGCTTTAGCAGCTCCTAAAACTCAATCAGCTCTAAAATTTTTAAAAGATTGTAATGTCGATTGTCGTAGCATTTTGTTTGTTGATCATCTAGATCATGTGGAAAAAAACGAAAATTTAAGACTGAGCTTGCGTAATCTAACTGCAGTTCGAGGTTTTGTTTATGGTATAAACATCAATGGATATGATTTGGCGTCTGCTCATAATATCGTTGTTTCTACAAAAGCTTTAGAGCAGCTTGTTGAGCGCCTTGTTTCTGAAACGAAAGATTAA
- the rplC gene encoding 50S ribosomal protein L3, which yields MRSHISVMGKKEGMIHIFDKDGSLVACSVIRVEPNVVTQIKTRERDGYFSLQMGSGEVCGPSQTIEKRFSKPKLGHLRKAGGRVFRFLKEVRSPESALEGVSLGDAFGLEVFESASAVDVRGVSKGKGFQGVMKKFGFRGGPGSHGSGFHRHAGSIGMRSTPGRCFPGSKRPSHMGAENVTVKNLEVIKVDLEKKVLLVRGAIPGPRGSIVIVKHSSRV from the coding sequence ATGCGGTCTCATATTAGTGTGATGGGAAAAAAAGAAGGGATGATTCACATCTTTGATAAAGATGGGTCCTTAGTCGCTTGCTCAGTGATTCGCGTTGAGCCCAATGTTGTCACCCAAATAAAGACTAGAGAACGTGACGGATATTTCTCTTTGCAGATGGGTTCAGGGGAAGTCTGTGGCCCTTCTCAAACAATAGAAAAACGTTTTAGTAAACCAAAACTCGGGCATTTGCGTAAAGCAGGTGGTCGAGTTTTTCGCTTTCTGAAAGAAGTTCGATCTCCAGAATCCGCTCTTGAAGGAGTGTCTTTGGGAGATGCTTTTGGATTAGAGGTTTTTGAGAGCGCCTCTGCTGTTGATGTCCGTGGAGTTTCAAAAGGAAAAGGTTTTCAAGGTGTGATGAAAAAATTCGGTTTTCGTGGTGGCCCAGGGAGTCATGGATCGGGATTTCATCGTCATGCAGGTTCTATAGGAATGCGATCCACTCCTGGACGTTGCTTCCCGGGAAGCAAGCGTCCTAGTCATATGGGTGCTGAGAACGTTACCGTAAAAAATTTAGAAGTAATAAAAGTAGACTTAGAAAAAAAGGTGTTGCTGGTTAGGGGTGCCATTCCTGGTCCAAGGGGCTCTATTGTTATAGTAAAACATTCTTCTAGGGTTTAG
- the fmt gene encoding methionyl-tRNA formyltransferase, with protein sequence MNLKVVYFGTPTFAATVLKDLLDQKVQVVGVVTRVDKPQKRSAQPIPSPVKTVALTHHLPLLQPSKASDPQFIEELRTFGADVFIVVAYGAILRQVVLDIPRYGCYNLHAGLLPAYRGAAPIQRCIMNGATESGNTVIRMDAGMDTGDMANTTHVLIHSDMTSGELAAILASQGAGVLIKTLRQIESGDLQLVSQNPALATIASKLSKEEGQVPWDRPAKEAYAHIRGVTPAPGAWTFFSFSAKAPKRLMIRKASLLAEEGGYGPPGTIVVTDRQELAIACSEGAICLHEVQVEGKSSMSSKSFLNGYPAAKIEIVFKLNN encoded by the coding sequence TTGAATCTTAAGGTTGTCTATTTCGGCACGCCCACATTTGCAGCCACAGTTTTAAAGGACTTGCTTGATCAGAAAGTCCAAGTTGTAGGTGTTGTTACCCGGGTTGATAAGCCTCAAAAAAGGTCAGCTCAACCTATTCCTTCTCCTGTTAAAACTGTAGCTTTAACTCATCATTTGCCATTGCTCCAGCCCAGTAAAGCCTCGGATCCGCAATTTATTGAAGAGCTTCGGACCTTTGGTGCCGATGTATTTATTGTTGTTGCTTACGGAGCTATTCTCCGTCAGGTAGTGCTCGATATTCCCCGTTATGGTTGTTATAATCTGCATGCAGGACTTTTGCCTGCATATCGCGGTGCTGCGCCTATACAACGCTGTATTATGAATGGAGCTACAGAGTCTGGAAATACTGTAATCCGTATGGATGCAGGAATGGATACAGGTGATATGGCAAATACGACCCACGTTTTGATACATTCTGATATGACGTCAGGAGAGCTAGCGGCAATTCTTGCGTCACAGGGCGCTGGAGTTTTAATAAAGACTTTGCGACAGATTGAATCAGGGGATTTGCAACTGGTGAGTCAAAATCCTGCCTTAGCGACAATCGCATCAAAACTATCTAAGGAGGAAGGACAAGTTCCCTGGGATAGACCTGCTAAAGAGGCTTATGCTCATATACGAGGGGTTACCCCAGCGCCAGGAGCTTGGACCTTTTTCTCTTTTTCTGCAAAAGCGCCGAAGCGCTTGATGATTCGTAAGGCCTCTCTTTTAGCAGAAGAGGGAGGATATGGACCACCTGGAACTATTGTTGTAACAGATAGGCAAGAGCTTGCTATTGCCTGCTCTGAAGGAGCCATTTGCTTGCACGAAGTGCAGGTAGAAGGGAAGAGTTCTATGAGCTCAAAATCCTTTTTAAACGGTTATCCAGCGGCAAAAATAGAAATAGTGTTTAAATTAAATAATTAA
- the lpxA gene encoding acyl-ACP--UDP-N-acetylglucosamine O-acyltransferase: MANIHPTAIIEPGAKIGKDVVIEPYVVIKSTVTLCDNVVVKSYAYIDGNTTIGRGTTIWPSAMIGNKPQDLKYQGEKTYVIIGENCEIREFAIITSSTFEGTTVSIGNNCLIMPWAHVAHNCTIGNNVVLSNHAQLAGHVQVGDYAILGGMVGVHQFVRIGAHAMVGALSGIRRDIPPYTIGSGNPYQLAGINKVGLQRRRVPFTTRLALIKAFKKIYRAEGCFFSALEEALEEFGDIPEVKHLIDFCQSPSKRGIERGIDKQAFEEEIVSKEGALIES, encoded by the coding sequence ATGGCGAACATTCACCCAACTGCAATTATTGAGCCCGGAGCTAAAATTGGAAAGGATGTTGTTATTGAACCGTATGTTGTTATCAAATCTACGGTAACCCTTTGTGACAACGTTGTTGTTAAATCATATGCATATATCGATGGAAACACTACAATAGGTAGGGGTACTACAATATGGCCCTCTGCAATGATAGGGAATAAGCCCCAAGATTTAAAATATCAAGGGGAAAAGACCTACGTTATTATTGGTGAGAATTGCGAAATTCGAGAATTCGCTATCATTACTTCCTCAACATTTGAAGGAACAACAGTTTCAATCGGGAATAATTGCTTAATTATGCCTTGGGCTCATGTTGCCCATAATTGTACTATTGGGAATAACGTGGTTTTAAGTAATCATGCTCAACTTGCAGGACATGTGCAAGTAGGTGATTACGCCATTCTTGGTGGAATGGTTGGTGTGCACCAATTTGTGCGTATCGGAGCTCATGCTATGGTCGGAGCTCTGAGTGGGATTCGCCGCGATATCCCTCCTTATACAATAGGTAGTGGAAACCCTTACCAGCTGGCTGGAATTAATAAGGTGGGTCTTCAGCGAAGACGGGTGCCTTTTACTACTCGATTGGCTCTTATTAAAGCTTTTAAAAAGATTTACCGTGCTGAGGGTTGTTTTTTTTCAGCTCTAGAGGAAGCTCTAGAAGAGTTTGGTGACATTCCCGAGGTAAAGCATTTAATTGATTTTTGTCAGAGTCCTAGTAAACGAGGCATTGAACGCGGTATAGATAAACAAGCTTTTGAAGAAGAGATTGTAAGTAAAGAAGGAGCTTTGATTGAATCTTAA
- the fabZ gene encoding 3-hydroxyacyl-ACP dehydratase FabZ: MNPPSVIKLRELLDLLPHRYPFLLVDKVLSYDIDKLSITAQKNVTINEPFFMGHFPNAPIMPGVLILEALAQAAGVLLGLVLENDKSKRIALFLGIQKAKFRQAVRPGDVLTLHADFSLISSKGGKALAQARVDSQLVTEAELSFALVDKESI, translated from the coding sequence GAATTACTAGACTTGCTTCCCCACAGATATCCTTTTTTGTTGGTGGATAAGGTTTTATCTTATGACATCGATAAGCTTAGTATTACGGCACAGAAAAATGTCACAATAAATGAGCCTTTTTTTATGGGGCATTTTCCTAATGCGCCTATTATGCCCGGAGTCTTGATATTAGAAGCCTTAGCGCAGGCCGCTGGTGTCTTGCTAGGCTTAGTTCTAGAAAATGATAAAAGTAAGCGTATAGCATTGTTTTTAGGGATACAAAAAGCTAAGTTTCGTCAAGCTGTTCGTCCTGGAGATGTACTTACCTTACACGCAGATTTTTCTTTAATATCATCGAAAGGAGGTAAAGCTTTGGCACAGGCACGTGTAGATTCACAATTAGTGACCGAAGCAGAGCTGAGCTTTGCTCTGGTAGATAAGGAATCCATATAA